Proteins encoded within one genomic window of Candidatus Syntrophocurvum alkaliphilum:
- the yyaC gene encoding spore protease YyaC has protein sequence MYIAKAHYKDNNAIDELTVAFNSLINKTEMEPVFICIGTDRHLLDCFGPLVGTMISYDFSQLHVYGTLDHPIHAGNIREELEKIRSLHKNNLEIAIDASVGGSEEIGVIQIREGSLFPGRALAKRLPTVGDIAITGTVAERVISKTQKKPYSNGSLTNVYHMANVIYHVVEQCDIVNV, from the coding sequence ATGTATATAGCTAAAGCACATTATAAAGATAATAATGCGATAGATGAATTAACAGTTGCATTTAATTCATTAATAAATAAAACTGAAATGGAACCTGTTTTTATATGTATAGGTACAGACCGACATTTGTTAGATTGCTTTGGACCCTTGGTTGGGACAATGATAAGCTATGATTTTTCACAATTACATGTTTATGGAACCTTAGATCATCCTATTCATGCTGGCAATATTCGTGAAGAATTAGAAAAAATACGAAGTCTACATAAAAATAATTTAGAAATAGCAATTGACGCTAGTGTTGGTGGATCTGAAGAAATAGGTGTAATACAAATTAGAGAAGGTAGTCTTTTTCCGGGTAGAGCTTTAGCTAAAAGATTACCTACTGTTGGAGATATAGCTATAACAGGAACTGTAGCTGAACGTGTTATATCTAAAACACAAAAAAAACCTTATAGTAATGGGAGTTTAACTAATGTATATCATATGGCCAATGTTATATATCATGTAGTTGAGCAATGTGATATAGTAAATGTGTGA
- the hisC gene encoding histidinol-phosphate transaminase, translating to MNEFIKKKGRKEIFDLKPYVPGKPIEEVKRELGIDDIIKLASNENPIGPSPKGVEAVEKALAQLHFYPDSNCFYLKNRLSEILGYENENLIIGNGSDEVLKLIAETFINQGDEVVFADPSFVEYEFTAKIMGAACIKVNLKDFTHDLEAMLQAITDKTKIVYICNPNNPTGTIVTEQEMDYFMNNVPEDVLVVFDEAYVEYVEAENFASGLKYVDQGKNALVLRTFSKIYGLAALRIGYAITTKEIAQAIERVIEPFNVNMLAQVAALAAIDDHEHVKKSQNLNSEGKQYLYKEFKNLGFDYVPTEANFIFVDTHKDIQFIFNKLLQLGVIIRTGDIFGYPTYMRLTIGTKQENERLINALKAILEE from the coding sequence GTGAACGAATTTATCAAAAAAAAGGGCAGAAAAGAAATTTTTGACTTAAAACCTTATGTGCCAGGCAAGCCAATAGAGGAAGTAAAACGTGAACTAGGTATTGATGACATAATTAAATTAGCCTCTAATGAAAACCCAATTGGTCCATCTCCAAAAGGAGTTGAAGCAGTTGAAAAAGCACTTGCACAACTTCATTTTTACCCAGATAGTAATTGCTTTTATCTAAAAAATAGGCTTAGTGAAATATTAGGTTATGAGAATGAAAACTTAATAATAGGAAATGGTTCTGATGAAGTATTAAAGCTTATAGCAGAAACATTTATAAATCAAGGTGATGAAGTTGTATTTGCTGACCCATCTTTCGTAGAATATGAATTTACAGCTAAAATCATGGGAGCAGCGTGTATTAAAGTTAATTTAAAAGACTTTACTCATGACTTAGAAGCAATGTTACAAGCTATTACGGATAAAACCAAAATCGTATATATATGTAATCCAAACAATCCAACTGGTACTATAGTAACAGAACAGGAAATGGATTATTTTATGAATAATGTACCCGAAGATGTATTAGTAGTATTTGATGAAGCATATGTAGAATATGTTGAAGCAGAAAATTTCGCTAGTGGTTTAAAATATGTAGATCAAGGCAAAAATGCACTTGTTTTAAGAACTTTTTCTAAAATATATGGACTTGCAGCACTTAGGATAGGATACGCAATTACTACTAAAGAAATAGCTCAGGCAATAGAAAGAGTTATAGAACCGTTTAATGTAAATATGTTAGCACAAGTAGCAGCCTTAGCTGCTATTGATGATCATGAACATGTAAAAAAGAGCCAAAATTTAAACTCAGAGGGCAAACAATATCTATATAAAGAATTTAAAAATTTAGGCTTTGATTATGTTCCAACCGAAGCCAATTTTATTTTTGTTGATACGCATAAAGATATACAATTTATTTTTAATAAACTCCTTCAATTAGGCGTTATAATTAGAACAGGAGATATATTCGGTTACCCAACTTATATGCGATTAACTATTGGCACCAAACAAGAAAATGAAAGACTTATAAATGCGCTAAAAGCTATATTGGAGGAATAA
- a CDS encoding phenylacetate--CoA ligase family protein, with product MDIWNREFECMPREELELLQLEKLKNILQRAYNNSKLYKDKFNQVGFTPQDISNLEDLNKLPFTVKDDFRDNYPFNMFCVPMNEVVRLHASSGTTGKLTVIGCTKNDLQIWSELVARMVTMAGVKSSDIAQVAFGYGLFTGAHGLHYGLEKVGATVIPISGGNSEKQLMLMKDFKTTVLVSTPTYALHLSEVAEQMGIDPKAELDLKVGLFGGEAFSEEYRKEIENRWGILATDNYGLSEIGGPGFSGECEHICGQHVAEDHYIVEIIDPETLQPVKPGEQGEVVITTLTKEALPVIRYRTKDISSLKYEQCACGRTTARLSKITGRTDDMLVIRGVNVFPSQIESVLVNIEGLAPHYQIIIYKKGFLDDIEIRVEVSENIFSDNYRQLEAVEESLKQQLNNTLSITPKIKLVEPNSIERSSGKAKRVIDLRK from the coding sequence ATGGATATTTGGAACAGAGAATTTGAATGTATGCCACGTGAAGAATTAGAGTTGCTCCAGCTAGAAAAATTAAAAAATATATTACAACGTGCATATAATAATTCTAAACTTTATAAAGATAAATTTAATCAAGTAGGTTTCACACCACAAGATATTAGTAATTTGGAAGACTTGAATAAACTTCCTTTTACAGTAAAAGATGACTTTAGAGACAATTATCCATTTAATATGTTTTGTGTACCAATGAATGAAGTTGTTAGACTACATGCATCATCTGGTACTACTGGTAAACTTACTGTTATTGGATGTACAAAAAATGATTTACAAATATGGTCTGAACTTGTTGCAAGAATGGTTACAATGGCCGGGGTTAAATCATCAGATATTGCACAAGTTGCATTTGGGTACGGATTATTTACAGGTGCTCATGGTTTACATTATGGACTAGAAAAAGTTGGGGCTACAGTTATTCCTATTTCAGGAGGGAATTCTGAAAAACAATTAATGCTAATGAAGGACTTTAAAACTACAGTTTTAGTTAGCACTCCAACATATGCACTTCATCTTTCCGAAGTAGCTGAACAAATGGGAATAGACCCTAAAGCAGAATTAGATTTAAAAGTTGGTCTTTTTGGTGGAGAGGCATTTTCCGAAGAATATAGAAAGGAAATAGAAAATCGTTGGGGAATATTAGCTACAGATAACTATGGACTAAGTGAAATCGGTGGTCCTGGTTTCTCGGGTGAGTGTGAACATATATGTGGACAACATGTAGCTGAGGATCATTATATAGTTGAAATAATTGACCCTGAAACATTACAACCGGTTAAACCAGGTGAACAAGGTGAGGTGGTTATTACGACATTAACCAAGGAAGCTCTTCCTGTTATTAGATATCGAACAAAAGATATTAGCTCCTTAAAGTATGAACAGTGTGCTTGTGGAAGGACAACAGCTAGATTGAGTAAGATTACAGGGAGAACTGATGACATGTTAGTTATTAGAGGAGTAAATGTATTTCCATCACAAATAGAGAGTGTATTAGTAAATATTGAAGGGCTAGCCCCCCATTATCAAATAATAATTTATAAAAAAGGATTTTTAGATGATATAGAGATTAGAGTTGAAGTTTCTGAAAATATTTTTAGTGATAATTATAGACAGCTTGAAGCAGTTGAAGAAAGTTTAAAACAGCAACTAAATAATACATTATCAATTACACCAAAGATAAAATTAGTAGAGCCTAATAGTATAGAAAGATCTTCAGGAAAAGCGAAAAGAGTAATAGATTTAAGAAAATAA
- a CDS encoding sodium:solute symporter family transporter yields the protein MFLKVVMISFYIALIVGLSLYTRSKTKTIDDFVVGNRSVGPWISAFSFGTAYFSAVLLIGFAGSVGWNYGVSALWIALGNSILGTYLAWKILAPRTREMTSRLNVLTMPSFLEARYGSRNMRIFASLVIFVFFVPYSASVFMGLSYLFEQIFSIPYVMALVLMTLLTALYLTIGGYIAVTLIDFIQGLIMIVGVALMVYFVVGFEAVGGFATGLQSLGAIDPQLAAPVGPPGIIGLLSLLILTSLGTWGLPQMVQKFYGIKSEAVIPKATVVSTIFALIITGGAYFVGSVGRLFFDSVPLLNGVPNTDLLVPNILSTTLPELVAVLILILVLSASMSTLSSLVLASSSSVSIDLLKGSLFKDMSEKSTMIIMRLLCVVFVMLSLWIALNPPALILTLMALSWGTVAGTFLAAYIYGLFWEKTTKAGAWAGMLSGLAISVGGYLIISNQPAFINGEVLTLLTQWGTPFFGSLAMLIPLAIVPLVSYFTPDYTEEHLDEVYNRKNGEIAYENVSGF from the coding sequence ATGTTTTTAAAAGTTGTTATGATATCGTTTTATATTGCTCTAATTGTAGGATTGAGTTTATATACTCGGAGCAAGACGAAAACAATTGATGATTTTGTAGTGGGTAATAGATCAGTAGGACCATGGATTTCTGCATTTTCTTTTGGTACTGCGTATTTTTCAGCTGTATTATTAATTGGTTTTGCTGGAAGTGTTGGTTGGAATTATGGTGTATCTGCATTATGGATTGCTTTAGGTAATTCTATACTTGGTACATACTTAGCTTGGAAAATATTGGCGCCTCGAACTAGAGAGATGACTAGCAGACTTAATGTTCTTACAATGCCTTCATTTCTTGAGGCTAGATATGGTTCAAGAAATATGAGGATATTTGCAAGTCTAGTCATATTTGTATTTTTTGTACCATATTCGGCATCTGTGTTTATGGGATTAAGTTATCTCTTTGAACAAATCTTTTCAATTCCTTATGTTATGGCATTAGTATTAATGACTTTATTAACAGCACTTTACCTTACTATAGGTGGATATATTGCTGTTACTTTAATAGATTTTATACAGGGATTAATAATGATCGTTGGTGTTGCACTAATGGTCTATTTTGTTGTGGGTTTTGAGGCAGTCGGAGGTTTTGCAACTGGTCTACAGTCATTAGGAGCTATTGACCCACAACTAGCAGCACCTGTAGGACCCCCAGGAATAATTGGTTTATTGTCATTATTAATATTAACGAGTCTAGGTACTTGGGGTTTACCACAAATGGTGCAAAAATTTTATGGTATTAAAAGTGAAGCAGTAATACCAAAAGCAACAGTAGTATCAACAATATTTGCTTTAATTATTACTGGAGGTGCTTATTTTGTAGGTTCGGTAGGTCGTTTGTTTTTTGATAGTGTTCCTTTATTAAATGGAGTACCAAATACAGACTTATTAGTACCTAATATATTAAGTACTACCTTACCTGAACTAGTTGCTGTGCTAATTTTGATATTAGTTTTATCTGCATCAATGTCAACATTATCATCATTAGTATTGGCCTCAAGTTCATCAGTTTCAATTGATTTACTTAAAGGTTCATTATTTAAAGATATGAGCGAAAAGAGTACAATGATTATAATGAGATTGTTATGTGTTGTTTTTGTAATGCTTTCACTTTGGATTGCCTTAAATCCACCTGCATTAATACTTACATTAATGGCTTTATCATGGGGGACAGTAGCAGGTACATTTTTGGCAGCATATATATATGGGCTATTTTGGGAAAAAACAACCAAAGCTGGAGCATGGGCAGGTATGCTTAGTGGGCTTGCGATTTCGGTTGGGGGATATTTAATAATAAGTAATCAACCTGCTTTTATTAATGGTGAAGTACTAACTTTATTAACTCAATGGGGAACCCCATTCTTTGGTTCTTTAGCTATGCTTATACCATTAGCTATAGTACCATTAGTAAGTTACTTTACACCTGATTATACAGAGGAACACTTAGATGAAGTATATAATAGAAAAAATGGAGAAATTGCCTATGAAAATGTTTCGGGATTTTAA
- the speE gene encoding polyamine aminopropyltransferase has protein sequence MGNYWFYENHTDGYGVNWKIKKIVHEETTKFQDLAIVDTVEWGKALVLDGMFQTTEKDEFIYHEIITHVVMKTHPNPQKVLIIGGGDGGVLREVLKYDSVIHVDMVEIDDRVVENSKVFFPQIASGFDDFRSNLHTKDGMQFVKNTLNKYDVAIVDSSDPIGPAVGLFSKEFYKDISNCLNDDGLVVVQSESPIFYEDIFKSVHKNMSAIFSNVYVYLATIPTYVSGPWSFTIGSKKYNPENLPNDKNYISGLKYYSESVHKAAFALPPFINQMIR, from the coding sequence ATGGGCAATTATTGGTTTTATGAAAATCATACTGATGGCTATGGTGTTAATTGGAAAATAAAGAAAATAGTACATGAAGAAACTACAAAATTTCAAGATCTAGCAATAGTTGATACGGTTGAGTGGGGAAAAGCTCTTGTGCTAGATGGTATGTTCCAAACTACAGAAAAAGATGAATTTATTTATCATGAAATAATTACTCATGTAGTTATGAAAACCCATCCTAATCCACAAAAAGTATTGATAATTGGTGGTGGAGATGGCGGGGTATTAAGAGAAGTCTTAAAATATGATTCAGTAATTCATGTAGATATGGTAGAGATTGATGATAGGGTAGTTGAAAATAGCAAAGTGTTTTTTCCTCAAATTGCTAGTGGATTTGATGATTTTAGATCGAATTTACACACAAAAGATGGAATGCAATTTGTCAAGAATACTCTAAACAAATATGATGTAGCAATTGTTGATTCATCAGATCCTATTGGGCCAGCAGTTGGATTGTTTAGCAAAGAATTTTACAAAGACATAAGCAATTGTTTAAATGATGATGGTTTAGTAGTAGTACAATCAGAATCACCTATTTTTTATGAAGATATTTTTAAATCAGTTCATAAAAACATGTCAGCAATTTTTTCAAATGTATATGTTTATTTAGCTACTATTCCTACTTATGTTAGTGGCCCATGGTCATTTACTATTGGTTCAAAAAAGTATAATCCAGAAAATTTACCTAATGACAAGAACTATATATCTGGGTTAAAATACTATAGTGAGAGTGTGCATAAGGCAGCTTTTGCACTACCACCATTTATAAATCAAATGATTAGGTAG